From the Montipora capricornis isolate CH-2021 chromosome 2, ASM3666992v2, whole genome shotgun sequence genome, one window contains:
- the LOC138037092 gene encoding transcription initiation factor TFIID subunit 7-like, with product MALSRKLKTLQKSPAKSRGIAWRDKDVEELIELMKEETIMFSLENARMPKEKRAVYKSVQVQLENKGLPDEGADLESETDDDGKIGSDDEVASVHDEEQSNDTNDMKAEGCSELAKRKLELEEEELKPYVKKSNVSKKERKTKLEKSMAVLSDSFKDAAEREMDMLMKLEQMRHKDMFEHEMRLKELDNERRIEERQHELMLLNF from the exons ATGGCGCTTAGCAGGAAGCTGAAGACGCTGCAAAAGTCGCCAGCAAAATCTCGCGGGATAGCGTGGAGGGACAAAGATGTAGAGGAGTTAATAGAACTGATGAAAGAAGAAACAATTATGTTCAGTTTAGAAAACGCTAGAATGCCGAAGGAAAAACGAGCTGTTTACAAAAGTGTTCAAGTGCAACTGGAAAACAAAG GTCTACCTGATGAAGGTGCAG ATTTGGAAAGTGAAACAGATGATGATGGCAAAATTGGCTCTGATGATGAAGTGGCAAGTGTGCATGATGAAGAGCAAAGCAACGATACAAATGACATGAAAGCAGAGGGATGCAGTGAACTTGCTAAACGCAAACTGGAGCTAGAAGAGGAAGAATTAAAACCTTATGTCAAGAAAAGCAACGTttccaaaaaagaaaggaagaccAAGCTTGAGAAATCTATGGCAGTGTTAAGTGACAGCTTTAAGGATGCTGCTGAACGGGAAATGGATATGCTGATGAAGCTTGAACAGATGCGGCACAAAGATATGTTTGAACATGAGATGCGGTTGAAGGAACTGGATAATGAACGTCGCATAGAGGAACGACAACATGAACTGATGTTGCTAAATTTTTAA